From Caballeronia insecticola, a single genomic window includes:
- a CDS encoding H-NS histone family protein, whose product MPSYKELLAQRESLERQIEEAKSREYAEVLNEIKQKMADYGISLQELSSGRSAKASKASRSRSGVAPKYRDPDSGSTWSGRGKPPKWIAGQDRDSFLISR is encoded by the coding sequence CCTCGCGCAGCGCGAGTCTCTCGAACGCCAGATTGAAGAAGCGAAGTCGCGTGAATACGCGGAAGTGCTTAATGAGATCAAGCAGAAAATGGCCGACTACGGCATCTCGCTTCAGGAACTCTCAAGCGGCCGAAGCGCGAAAGCGTCAAAGGCATCGCGCAGCCGTTCGGGCGTAGCCCCGAAATACCGCGACCCCGACAGCGGCAGCACCTGGTCGGGTCGCGGAAAGCCGCCGAAGTGGATTGCCGGACAAGATCGCGACAGCTTTCTGATCAGCCGGTAA
- a CDS encoding cation diffusion facilitator family transporter: MSLSTTRVAEKQEVARKTTWTSIALNSVLTAAQLIVGSVAHSQALIADGIHSLADIVSDFIVLIANRQAAVAPDLDHNYGHNRYENVASLFLGGLLIAVGVGMLWRAGTRIMKLQDIPSVHVAALGVAIIVLVSKEALFRYMLRAAERVRSAMLVANAWHARSDAASSLVVALGIIGSLAGFRILDPIAAALVGFMIGKMGWTFAWDALQDLSDRALDQTTTENLRGILLNTPGVREVHELRTRKMGDLALVDAHILVDPRISVSEGHFIAESARARTLADPRVLDALIHVDPESDELNPLPGSFPLRPTVSDAIRDAFARQGLSVEALNLHYLSSGFDVDVVLPASNARDAAAQLKAIDFDALKRRIGARAIRVTQALDAASLGEPPR, from the coding sequence ATGTCGCTTTCCACGACACGTGTAGCGGAGAAACAGGAGGTCGCGCGCAAAACCACCTGGACGAGCATTGCACTTAATAGCGTACTGACTGCCGCACAACTGATCGTCGGCTCGGTTGCGCATTCGCAGGCGCTCATCGCCGACGGCATTCACTCGCTCGCGGATATCGTGTCGGATTTTATTGTGCTGATCGCGAACCGGCAGGCGGCCGTCGCGCCCGACCTCGACCATAACTATGGCCACAACCGTTACGAAAACGTCGCGTCGTTATTCCTCGGCGGATTGTTGATCGCGGTAGGCGTGGGAATGTTGTGGCGCGCGGGCACGCGAATCATGAAACTTCAGGATATTCCAAGCGTACATGTCGCCGCGCTCGGGGTCGCGATAATCGTGCTCGTTTCGAAGGAAGCGCTTTTTCGCTATATGCTGCGTGCCGCGGAACGGGTTCGATCCGCGATGCTGGTCGCAAACGCATGGCATGCGCGTTCGGATGCGGCTTCTTCGCTTGTCGTCGCACTCGGGATAATCGGCAGCCTGGCGGGATTTCGAATTCTGGACCCGATCGCTGCGGCGCTCGTCGGTTTTATGATCGGAAAAATGGGTTGGACGTTTGCGTGGGATGCATTACAGGACCTTTCAGATCGCGCACTCGATCAGACGACCACCGAAAATCTGCGCGGCATTTTGCTGAACACACCCGGCGTTCGCGAAGTCCACGAATTGCGCACGCGGAAAATGGGCGATCTCGCCCTCGTCGATGCACACATTCTCGTCGATCCCCGAATTTCGGTTTCTGAGGGGCATTTCATCGCCGAATCGGCGCGTGCGCGGACGCTGGCCGATCCGCGCGTCCTCGACGCACTGATTCACGTCGATCCGGAAAGCGACGAACTCAATCCGTTGCCGGGCTCTTTTCCGCTGCGGCCCACCGTGAGTGATGCCATTCGAGACGCATTCGCGCGCCAGGGTTTATCGGTCGAGGCGCTGAATCTGCATTATCTGAGTAGCGGTTTCGACGTCGATGTCGTGTTGCCGGCGTCGAATGCGCGCGATGCAGCGGCGCAGCTGAAGGCAATCGACTTCGACGCGCTCAAGCGCCGCATTGGCGCGCGCGCGATTCGCGTGACGCAGGCGCTCGACGCTGCATCGCTGGGCGAACCGCCGCGCTGA
- a CDS encoding Lrp/AsnC family transcriptional regulator — protein MEAQLTLDTFSQKILRLLQLDARRSVQEISDQVGLSSTPCWRRIKDMEQSGVIQRYTALLDREKLGLHVCALAHIHLTRHTEGGVEQFEREIATCPEVTECYSTTGESDYILKIVAPDIKAYDAFLHDRIFKIPAVAQVRTSVVLREIKFDTQLPL, from the coding sequence ATGGAGGCGCAGTTGACTCTCGATACATTTTCACAAAAAATCTTGCGTCTTCTGCAACTGGACGCCCGCCGCTCCGTTCAGGAAATCTCGGATCAGGTCGGCCTGTCGAGCACGCCGTGCTGGCGTCGCATCAAGGACATGGAGCAGTCGGGCGTGATTCAGCGCTATACCGCGCTGCTCGACCGCGAGAAACTCGGCCTGCACGTCTGCGCACTCGCGCATATCCATTTGACGCGGCACACCGAAGGCGGCGTCGAGCAATTCGAACGCGAGATCGCCACGTGTCCGGAAGTCACCGAGTGCTACAGCACGACGGGCGAGTCCGACTACATCCTCAAAATCGTCGCGCCGGACATCAAGGCATACGACGCATTTCTGCACGATCGCATCTTCAAGATTCCAGCGGTGGCGCAGGTGCGCACGAGCGTCGTGCTGCGCGAAATCAAGTTCGATACGCAATTGCCGCTCTAA
- a CDS encoding 3'-5' exonuclease family protein has product MNAIPEIYVSTDVEADGPIPGPHSMLSFASAAFTADKQLIATFSANLETLEGAAPHPVQAAWWKTQPDAWTACRKDLQQPEAALQAYVEWVEALPGKPVFVAYPAGFDFTYMFWYMMRFAGRCPFSWSALDIKTLAFAMTGLPYRKAIKPRLPKHWFDELPHTHVALDDAIEQGALFCNMLAELRASQAASAQQATGTGDDVEGKNSQSGQ; this is encoded by the coding sequence ATGAACGCGATTCCCGAAATCTACGTCAGCACCGACGTCGAAGCCGATGGCCCGATTCCCGGGCCGCATTCGATGCTGAGCTTCGCGTCGGCGGCGTTCACGGCCGACAAGCAGCTCATCGCCACGTTCTCGGCAAATCTGGAGACGCTCGAAGGCGCGGCGCCTCATCCGGTGCAGGCCGCGTGGTGGAAGACGCAACCCGACGCGTGGACCGCGTGCCGCAAAGATTTGCAGCAGCCGGAAGCCGCGCTGCAGGCCTATGTCGAATGGGTGGAGGCGCTGCCGGGGAAGCCCGTGTTCGTCGCCTATCCGGCGGGCTTCGACTTCACCTATATGTTCTGGTACATGATGCGTTTTGCCGGACGCTGCCCGTTTTCGTGGTCCGCGCTCGACATCAAGACGCTCGCCTTCGCGATGACCGGCCTGCCCTATCGCAAGGCGATCAAGCCGCGCCTGCCGAAGCACTGGTTCGATGAACTGCCGCACACGCACGTCGCGCTCGACGATGCCATCGAGCAAGGCGCGCTCTTCTGCAACATGCTGGCGGAACTGCGGGCGTCGCAAGCCGCATCGGCGCAGCAGGCGACCGGAACCGGCGACGACGTCGAAGGTAAAAACTCGCAGTCAGGCCAATGA